In Halococcus salifodinae DSM 8989, one DNA window encodes the following:
- a CDS encoding acyl-CoA dehydrogenase family protein, translated as MSFQLSGEQEAIRSAVREFAEEEIVPVAREHDESGEYPEELRKEAAEYDFVAPNIPTEYGGAGMDTLSSALVTEELWRADPGIGSAVGSAGFGSNMIVKYGDEWMKEEWLPPIAAGESASASAISEPAHGSNVAGIETRAEKDGDEYVLNGNKMWITNGTVADIAVVMTKTDPGAGHQGITAFLVPTDSEGFSTEKIDNKLGIRASDLAEVMLDDVRVPEENVIGEVNKGFYQLMDFFASGRTSVAAQAVGAAQGALDAAREYAGEREQFDQPIAEFQAIRHKLAEMATNVDAARSLTYRAATHVEAGDDDAVRFASMAKLFASEHAVDVADEAIQVFGGAGYVTDHPAERYYRDARITKIYEGTSEIQKNIIADQLL; from the coding sequence ATGTCGTTTCAGCTATCGGGCGAGCAGGAGGCGATCCGGAGTGCGGTCCGGGAGTTCGCCGAGGAGGAGATCGTACCCGTCGCGCGCGAACACGACGAGTCGGGCGAGTACCCTGAAGAGCTCCGGAAGGAGGCTGCCGAGTACGACTTCGTGGCCCCGAACATCCCGACGGAGTACGGCGGCGCGGGGATGGACACGCTGTCGTCGGCGCTCGTGACCGAGGAACTCTGGCGCGCCGACCCGGGGATCGGGAGCGCGGTCGGATCGGCTGGGTTCGGAAGCAACATGATCGTCAAGTACGGCGACGAGTGGATGAAAGAGGAGTGGCTCCCGCCGATCGCGGCGGGCGAGTCGGCCTCCGCGAGCGCGATCTCCGAGCCCGCCCACGGCTCGAACGTGGCGGGGATCGAAACTCGCGCCGAGAAGGACGGCGACGAGTACGTTCTCAATGGCAACAAGATGTGGATCACGAACGGGACGGTCGCCGACATCGCGGTCGTGATGACGAAAACCGATCCCGGCGCGGGTCACCAGGGGATCACCGCCTTCCTCGTTCCGACCGATTCCGAGGGGTTCTCGACCGAGAAGATCGACAACAAGCTCGGGATCAGGGCCTCGGATCTCGCCGAGGTGATGCTCGACGACGTGCGCGTGCCCGAAGAGAACGTTATCGGCGAGGTGAACAAGGGGTTCTACCAGCTCATGGACTTCTTTGCGTCGGGTCGGACCAGTGTGGCCGCCCAGGCCGTCGGAGCCGCACAGGGTGCGCTCGACGCCGCGCGAGAGTACGCGGGCGAGCGCGAGCAGTTCGATCAACCCATCGCGGAGTTCCAGGCGATCCGGCACAAGCTCGCGGAGATGGCGACGAACGTCGACGCCGCGCGCTCGCTGACCTACCGGGCGGCCACCCACGTCGAGGCGGGCGACGACGACGCGGTGCGCTTTGCGAGCATGGCGAAGCTCTTTGCGAGCGAGCACGCGGTCGACGTGGCCGACGAGGCGATTCAAGTGTTCGGCGGGGCGGGCTACGTCACCGATCACCCCGCCGAGCGGTACTACCGCGACGCGAGGATCACCAAGATCTACGAGGGCACCAGCGAGATCCAGAAGAACATCATCGCCGACCAGTTGTTATGA
- a CDS encoding alpha/beta fold hydrolase, with protein MNHDEWAVGQATTTVTVDGHDLSVAYRDDGPGSHDGSGGLDSEGDESGDGTSGTDDPPVVFLHGIPTWSFLWRDVVPAIAEDRRVIVPDLLGYGNSAMADGFDRSIRAQEAMLAALLEELGIETVSIVSHDIGGGVALRYAAHHPDAVAQLVCSNAVCYDSWPVEFITDFELPETTETPLDDLEEQVSSAFTLGAYGDPDPAFVEGLTAPWLSEEGRTSLARCAVATNTNHTTEIDYDAITADFLGLWGAGDDFQPIEYGERLADDLDGEVVGLDEAYHWVMADRPDAYVAELREFLTPGAG; from the coding sequence ATGAACCACGACGAGTGGGCTGTCGGCCAGGCAACGACCACCGTGACGGTCGACGGCCACGACCTCTCGGTGGCGTACCGCGACGACGGCCCCGGCAGCCACGACGGCAGCGGGGGTCTCGACAGCGAAGGCGACGAGAGTGGCGACGGCACGAGCGGGACGGACGACCCGCCCGTCGTCTTCCTCCATGGCATTCCGACGTGGTCGTTTCTCTGGCGTGATGTCGTCCCGGCGATCGCCGAGGATCGGCGCGTCATCGTGCCCGACCTCCTTGGGTACGGCAACTCCGCGATGGCCGACGGGTTCGATCGGTCGATCCGCGCCCAGGAGGCGATGCTCGCAGCGTTGCTGGAGGAGTTGGGAATCGAGACGGTTTCGATCGTCTCTCACGACATCGGCGGCGGGGTCGCGCTGCGCTACGCCGCCCACCATCCGGACGCGGTCGCCCAGCTGGTCTGCTCGAACGCGGTGTGTTATGACTCGTGGCCGGTGGAGTTCATCACCGACTTCGAACTCCCCGAAACCACCGAAACGCCGCTCGACGACCTCGAAGAGCAGGTGAGTTCGGCGTTCACGCTCGGCGCGTACGGCGACCCCGATCCGGCGTTCGTCGAGGGACTGACCGCGCCGTGGCTCTCGGAGGAAGGTCGTACCTCGCTCGCGCGGTGTGCGGTGGCGACCAACACGAATCACACGACCGAGATCGACTACGACGCGATCACCGCCGACTTCCTCGGCTTGTGGGGTGCTGGCGACGACTTCCAGCCGATCGAATACGGCGAGCGCCTCGCTGACGATCTCGACGGCGAGGTGGTGGGACTCGACGAGGCTTACCACTGGGTGATGGCGGATCGGCCCGACGCGTACGTCGCGGAACTCCGTGAGTTTCTTACGCCGGGTGCGGGATGA
- a CDS encoding cupin domain-containing protein has protein sequence METASIDDLDPAPSENNIDRRKLSGPLNTADIAINRYVLDPDERFSGSIHAHMDQEEVFLIVEGEATFETYTPRSRAESNCSVGEITVDENEAIRFAPGEFQSGKNAADEPVVAFAVGAPRDSEDVRVPLPCPECGHEDRQPVIVNGEEVLVCPECGIESAVACPECDRSNMRVRLAEDTEYLVNVCFDCGAASAVE, from the coding sequence ATGGAGACTGCCTCGATCGACGACCTCGATCCCGCTCCGTCCGAGAACAATATTGACCGACGAAAACTATCTGGCCCGCTGAACACCGCCGATATCGCGATCAACCGGTACGTCCTCGACCCCGACGAGCGGTTCAGCGGCTCGATCCACGCACATATGGACCAAGAAGAGGTGTTTCTCATCGTCGAAGGAGAGGCGACGTTCGAAACGTACACACCGCGAAGCCGTGCAGAATCGAACTGTTCGGTCGGCGAGATCACTGTCGACGAGAACGAGGCGATCCGGTTCGCGCCTGGCGAGTTCCAGTCCGGCAAGAACGCTGCCGACGAGCCGGTGGTGGCGTTCGCGGTGGGCGCTCCCCGCGACAGCGAGGACGTGCGGGTTCCGCTGCCGTGTCCCGAGTGCGGTCACGAGGACAGACAGCCAGTGATAGTGAATGGCGAAGAGGTCCTCGTTTGTCCCGAGTGTGGTATCGAGTCGGCAGTGGCGTGTCCGGAGTGTGACCGGAGCAATATGCGTGTCAGGCTAGCCGAGGACACCGAATATCTCGTCAACGTCTGTTTCGACTGCGGTGCGGCGTCGGCGGTAGAATGA
- a CDS encoding MaoC/PaaZ C-terminal domain-containing protein produces the protein MSYFESVAVGDTARTAGRTVTSADVTNFAGVSGDFNHHHTDAERMADTEYGGRIAHGAFVFSAMTGLLWQSRTPEQREDVIAFYGVDGLRFTAPTYVGDTIHVEIEVVAKEEREHPRASGTVRYDAAVKNQDDETVLRCELLSLVR, from the coding sequence GTGAGCTACTTCGAATCGGTCGCGGTCGGCGACACCGCTCGGACTGCGGGACGGACGGTGACGAGCGCGGACGTGACGAACTTCGCGGGCGTGAGCGGCGATTTCAACCACCACCACACCGACGCCGAGCGGATGGCCGACACCGAGTACGGCGGCCGGATCGCCCACGGCGCGTTCGTCTTTTCGGCGATGACCGGCCTGCTCTGGCAGTCGCGCACGCCCGAACAGCGCGAGGACGTGATCGCGTTCTACGGGGTGGACGGACTCCGCTTCACCGCGCCGACGTACGTCGGCGACACCATCCACGTCGAGATCGAGGTCGTAGCGAAAGAAGAGCGCGAGCATCCGCGTGCCAGCGGGACCGTGCGGTACGACGCTGCGGTGAAAAACCAGGACGACGAGACCGTGCTCCGGTGTGAACTCCTCTCGCTGGTGCGCTGA
- a CDS encoding phosphotransferase family protein yields MNGGDGTEEAEGAYFARIVDEESLASYFERELGSVEEYHIEHHQEGHSNETLFVEWGERDLVVRRPPPGETADTAHDVLREHRVMDHLQDTPVRVPPTVLACEDESILDCEFYVMERVGGSVLREAEPERFATPAHRQRIGEELIDGLCEIHAVDPGTVGLGEFGHPEGFTERQVKRWSEQLTWAFDVTSDEREVPALYDVMEWLTANVPDAPTHTLVQGDYKLDNVMFAPGTPPELVAVFDWELSTLGNPLVDLGWLLSYWWDAGDPDPPAATDSLNATFMTREGYPTRKELVERYETKTGIEYEHDRFYRALAVYKLAGLGEMFFRRYLEGNADDPLYPKMETGVPELADRALRIIAGEEPL; encoded by the coding sequence ATGAACGGCGGTGACGGGACCGAGGAAGCCGAGGGGGCGTACTTCGCCCGGATCGTCGACGAGGAGTCGTTGGCGAGCTACTTCGAGCGGGAGCTGGGCTCCGTCGAGGAGTATCACATCGAACACCATCAAGAAGGTCACTCGAACGAGACGCTGTTCGTGGAGTGGGGCGAGCGTGACCTCGTGGTTCGCCGGCCGCCGCCCGGCGAGACCGCCGACACCGCCCACGATGTCCTCCGAGAGCACCGGGTGATGGACCACCTCCAGGACACACCGGTACGAGTCCCGCCGACGGTGCTCGCGTGCGAGGACGAGTCGATTCTCGACTGTGAGTTCTACGTGATGGAGCGCGTCGGGGGGAGCGTGCTCCGCGAGGCCGAACCCGAGCGCTTCGCCACACCGGCCCACCGCCAGCGGATCGGCGAAGAGCTGATCGACGGCCTCTGTGAGATCCACGCCGTCGACCCTGGAACTGTGGGACTGGGCGAGTTCGGCCATCCGGAGGGGTTCACCGAACGCCAGGTGAAGCGGTGGTCCGAGCAGTTGACATGGGCGTTCGATGTCACGAGCGACGAGCGCGAGGTGCCCGCACTCTACGACGTGATGGAGTGGCTGACCGCGAACGTGCCCGACGCGCCGACCCATACTCTAGTTCAGGGCGACTACAAGCTCGATAACGTGATGTTCGCGCCTGGCACACCGCCGGAGCTCGTCGCGGTGTTCGACTGGGAACTGAGCACGCTCGGAAACCCGCTCGTGGACCTTGGGTGGCTCCTCTCGTACTGGTGGGATGCGGGCGACCCGGACCCGCCCGCGGCGACCGACTCGCTCAACGCGACGTTCATGACCCGCGAGGGCTACCCCACCCGGAAGGAACTCGTCGAGCGCTACGAGACCAAGACAGGAATCGAGTACGAACACGACCGGTTCTACCGCGCGCTCGCGGTCTACAAACTCGCGGGCCTCGGCGAGATGTTCTTCCGACGGTACTTGGAGGGCAACGCCGACGACCCGCTGTACCCGAAGATGGAGACCGGCGTTCCCGAACTCGCCGACCGCGCGCTCCGGATCATCGCAGGCGAGGAGCCGCTGTGA
- a CDS encoding acyl-CoA dehydrogenase family protein yields the protein MEYDDSAAAREATDRARAFMEEVVLPAERSHAGGESVSRETIADLREQAREYDIYAPQIPEEHGGMGMAFRDVLPVFEQAGRSLLGAPAMRVDAPDEGNMHTLELVGTDDQKENWLRPLVAGEIRSGFAMTEPAPGGGSDPKMLRTTAEKDGDEWVIDGHKWWTTQGGAADVLLVMARTDPDAHPYAGCSIILVPTDVEGVEIVRDIPHLGQSLVPESHAEITFDGVRVPEENLLGTENAGFDIAQQRLGPARLTHCMRFSGMAERALDVAKAYMDEREAFGSSLADKQAQRFSIAEAETELHAARTMVRDAAGKIAAGEEARVEVSMSKVFAARVAQETIDLAVQCCGGAGIGRDLPLADFYEAVRAFRIIDGADEVHKRTIARAAFEDVDPAEITAIPQFGDPAD from the coding sequence ATGGAGTACGACGACTCGGCGGCCGCACGCGAGGCGACCGACCGCGCCCGCGCGTTCATGGAGGAGGTCGTCCTGCCCGCGGAGCGCTCCCACGCCGGCGGCGAGTCGGTCTCGCGCGAGACCATCGCCGACCTGCGCGAGCAGGCCCGCGAGTACGACATCTACGCGCCCCAGATTCCCGAGGAGCACGGTGGGATGGGGATGGCGTTCCGGGACGTGCTGCCGGTGTTCGAGCAGGCGGGCCGGAGCCTGCTCGGCGCGCCCGCGATGCGTGTCGATGCGCCCGATGAGGGCAACATGCACACCCTCGAACTCGTTGGGACCGACGACCAGAAGGAGAACTGGCTCCGGCCGCTGGTCGCGGGCGAGATCCGATCGGGCTTCGCGATGACCGAGCCCGCCCCCGGTGGTGGATCGGATCCGAAGATGCTCCGGACGACCGCCGAAAAGGACGGCGACGAGTGGGTCATCGACGGCCACAAGTGGTGGACCACGCAGGGCGGCGCGGCCGACGTCCTCCTCGTGATGGCGCGCACCGATCCCGACGCCCATCCCTACGCCGGCTGTTCGATCATCCTCGTGCCGACCGATGTCGAGGGTGTGGAGATCGTCCGCGACATCCCCCACCTCGGCCAGAGCCTCGTGCCGGAGAGCCACGCCGAGATCACGTTCGACGGCGTGCGGGTGCCCGAGGAGAACCTCCTTGGTACTGAGAACGCCGGGTTCGACATCGCCCAGCAGCGACTGGGGCCCGCCCGACTGACCCACTGTATGCGGTTTTCGGGGATGGCCGAGCGCGCGCTCGACGTGGCGAAAGCCTACATGGACGAGCGCGAGGCGTTCGGGTCGTCGCTCGCGGACAAACAGGCCCAGCGTTTTTCGATCGCGGAGGCCGAAACCGAACTCCACGCCGCCCGGACGATGGTCCGCGACGCGGCGGGGAAGATCGCCGCGGGCGAGGAGGCCCGCGTCGAGGTCTCGATGAGCAAGGTGTTCGCCGCGCGCGTCGCCCAGGAGACGATCGATCTCGCGGTCCAGTGCTGTGGCGGAGCGGGAATCGGTCGGGATCTGCCGCTCGCGGACTTCTACGAGGCGGTGCGGGCGTTCCGGATCATCGACGGTGCGGACGAAGTCCACAAGCGCACTATCGCACGCGCGGCCTTCGAGGACGTCGACCCGGCGGAGATCACGGCGATCCCGCAGTTCGGGGACCCGGCCGACTGA
- a CDS encoding NAD-binding protein → MNEARAVILGGEGAVGETLAVQLANGSSAVTLLAGDAHAAERAAGAGADARVTDPSSTATLDREDIDEADIAIVTSRLDSQNLLLAQFLRLQGSGRVIALVNDPANLEAFTEAGIETVCASTALSTALDRQRRGVETVETERSSNRTNPDRHTEHGESTDEPERERLRSGGAGGDA, encoded by the coding sequence ATGAACGAAGCCCGTGCAGTGATACTTGGCGGTGAGGGAGCGGTTGGGGAGACACTCGCGGTGCAGCTCGCCAACGGTTCGTCAGCAGTGACGCTTCTCGCTGGCGACGCCCATGCGGCCGAACGCGCCGCTGGAGCGGGTGCTGACGCCCGTGTGACCGATCCGAGCTCGACGGCCACGCTCGATCGTGAGGACATCGACGAGGCGGACATCGCCATCGTGACCTCACGTCTGGACAGCCAGAACCTGTTGCTCGCACAGTTTCTCCGTCTCCAGGGGTCCGGGCGCGTTATCGCACTCGTGAACGATCCCGCGAACCTCGAAGCGTTCACCGAGGCCGGTATCGAGACCGTCTGTGCCTCGACGGCGCTTTCGACCGCGCTCGATCGGCAGCGCCGCGGCGTCGAGACAGTCGAGACCGAGCGCTCGTCGAATCGGACGAATCCGGATCGACACACGGAACACGGGGAATCGACGGACGAACCGGAACGTGAACGACTACGATCGGGTGGAGCAGGAGGCGACGCGTAG
- a CDS encoding Lrp/AsnC family transcriptional regulator, with translation MPQRDLDELDRYVIYRLQENAWETSAAEIAADYGVSPSTVRNRIIRLRDDDVIQGSHIDVDYERVGYQLFTIIFCTAPIPKREQLARDTLEIPGVVSARELMTGEENIHVVAVGRDGDDLSRIGRDLASLGLEIVEEELVHNEYFCPFHWFGPDEEAADDAPSQPDPNEE, from the coding sequence ATGCCACAGCGCGATTTGGACGAGCTGGATCGGTACGTGATCTACCGGCTTCAGGAGAACGCCTGGGAGACCTCGGCCGCCGAGATCGCCGCGGATTACGGTGTCTCGCCGAGTACGGTCCGCAACCGCATCATTCGTCTCAGAGATGACGACGTCATTCAGGGGAGTCATATCGACGTCGACTACGAACGCGTCGGCTATCAGCTGTTCACCATCATCTTCTGCACCGCTCCGATCCCGAAGCGCGAACAGCTCGCTCGCGACACGCTGGAGATCCCCGGTGTGGTCTCGGCCCGGGAGCTGATGACCGGTGAGGAAAACATCCACGTCGTCGCTGTCGGGCGCGACGGTGACGACCTCAGCCGCATCGGACGGGACCTCGCCTCGCTCGGTCTCGAAATCGTCGAAGAGGAACTGGTACACAACGAGTACTTCTGTCCGTTCCACTGGTTCGGCCCCGACGAAGAGGCGGCTGACGACGCGCCGTCTCAACCTGACCCGAACGAGGAATGA
- a CDS encoding prolyl oligopeptidase family serine peptidase, whose product MSTPPDTRTEPVTEVLHGHEHVDPYRWLEADADDPAVADWTERQSEYTNTVLDEDLRAAFTPAFEALTEIPDYGAVTPRGNRYVALDRDTDADRPSLHIRDTPGGEARVLATPDDFEGEASIDWFDVDPSGERVAYGVARGGDEQYDLHIADTKTGEVLVDRGTVGRTSSLMFAWAGEGFYYVATGDPSAGAQMDKEFRHYADGEEIVLATHDDQHVWPRLAYHEPTGTLLASFGEMSGGTRVTAWREDEETFEPLFDGGEASVEVELTDETVFLRTDADAARGRVLTADAATFLAGEEAPETVIAEGEGVIREITTTPNYLVVHAHREAASHLAAYDHDGTHAFDVELPALSTVHSVAGDPDADDCFYVVQSIERPASVVHADLETETTRTVREPALDVAVDLEVERRTITSTDGTDVPMFVAHRADRDPSDAPTVLYAYGGFRINLTPMFSRFRLPFLAAGGVYAQVCARGGSEFGEPWHEAGMRAEKQRTFEDVEAAADHLAESGVTTHDRIGTIGGSNGGLTAGAVLTRDPDRWGAAVCAVPLLDMLRFHRFLLGESWTPEYGHPDTEAEYEWIREYSPYQRIGDRAYPPVLCTTAMGDSRVHSSHARKMTARLQNEAAGGPFCLRTETDTGHGLGKSIDMKVDEELDRWTFLAASLGVSSEDVPDVT is encoded by the coding sequence ATGTCGACGCCGCCCGACACCCGCACGGAACCGGTAACGGAGGTACTACATGGCCATGAGCACGTCGATCCGTATCGCTGGCTGGAAGCCGACGCCGACGATCCCGCGGTCGCCGATTGGACAGAGAGACAGAGCGAGTACACCAACACTGTTCTCGACGAGGACCTTCGGGCGGCGTTCACCCCGGCGTTCGAGGCACTCACCGAGATTCCCGATTACGGTGCCGTGACGCCCCGTGGCAACCGATACGTTGCTCTCGACCGCGATACTGACGCTGATCGTCCCTCGCTCCATATCCGAGATACCCCCGGAGGGGAGGCGCGCGTCCTCGCCACGCCCGACGACTTCGAGGGCGAAGCGTCCATCGACTGGTTCGACGTCGATCCGAGCGGCGAGCGGGTCGCCTACGGTGTCGCACGGGGCGGCGACGAGCAGTACGATCTCCACATCGCCGACACGAAGACCGGCGAGGTGCTCGTCGACCGCGGGACGGTCGGCCGCACGAGCTCGCTCATGTTCGCGTGGGCAGGTGAAGGCTTCTACTACGTCGCAACGGGTGATCCGAGTGCGGGCGCACAGATGGACAAGGAGTTCCGGCACTACGCCGACGGCGAAGAGATCGTGCTCGCCACCCACGACGACCAGCACGTCTGGCCGCGGCTCGCGTATCACGAGCCCACGGGGACGCTGCTCGCCTCGTTCGGCGAGATGTCCGGCGGGACACGCGTCACGGCGTGGCGGGAGGACGAGGAGACCTTCGAACCGCTCTTCGATGGCGGTGAGGCGAGCGTCGAGGTCGAACTCACTGACGAGACGGTCTTCCTCCGAACCGACGCCGACGCAGCGCGTGGGCGAGTGCTCACAGCGGACGCAGCGACCTTTCTCGCCGGTGAGGAGGCCCCCGAGACGGTCATCGCTGAAGGAGAAGGCGTCATCAGGGAGATCACAACGACGCCGAACTACCTCGTCGTTCACGCCCACCGCGAGGCCGCGAGTCATCTCGCTGCGTACGATCACGACGGCACGCACGCCTTCGACGTCGAACTCCCCGCCCTCTCGACCGTCCACAGCGTCGCCGGCGATCCGGACGCCGATGACTGCTTCTACGTCGTGCAGTCGATCGAGCGACCCGCGTCGGTCGTCCACGCCGACCTCGAAACCGAGACGACCCGAACCGTCCGCGAGCCCGCCCTCGACGTTGCGGTGGACCTCGAGGTCGAGCGTCGAACCATCACGTCGACGGACGGAACCGATGTCCCGATGTTCGTCGCCCATCGTGCTGACCGCGATCCGAGCGACGCGCCGACGGTGCTGTACGCCTACGGCGGCTTTCGAATCAATCTCACGCCGATGTTCTCGCGGTTTCGTCTGCCGTTTCTCGCCGCGGGTGGCGTCTACGCACAGGTCTGTGCTCGTGGGGGCAGTGAGTTCGGCGAGCCGTGGCACGAAGCCGGGATGCGCGCCGAGAAACAACGGACGTTCGAGGACGTCGAGGCTGCCGCCGATCACCTCGCCGAATCGGGTGTGACGACACACGACCGCATCGGTACGATCGGCGGAAGCAACGGCGGACTCACGGCGGGCGCGGTGCTTACACGCGACCCGGACCGGTGGGGCGCGGCGGTCTGTGCGGTCCCGCTGCTCGATATGCTTCGCTTCCATCGCTTCCTCCTCGGCGAATCGTGGACGCCCGAGTACGGCCATCCGGACACCGAAGCGGAGTACGAATGGATCCGCGAATACTCACCCTATCAACGGATCGGGGATCGCGCGTATCCACCGGTGCTCTGCACGACCGCGATGGGGGATTCACGCGTGCATTCGAGTCACGCCCGGAAAATGACTGCACGGCTACAGAACGAGGCGGCCGGCGGTCCGTTCTGTCTTCGCACGGAGACCGACACCGGTCATGGCCTCGGTAAATCGATCGATATGAAAGTCGACGAAGAACTCGATCGATGGACGTTTCTCGCGGCTTCCCTCGGCGTTTCGTCGGAGGATGTCCCCGACGTGACCTGA
- a CDS encoding SIR2 family NAD-dependent protein deacylase: MTVDVEDLQFAAQAIHEADTTVAMTGAGVSTASGIPDFRGEDGLWERHDPDDFHVSRLDRDPGGFWRDRLTLHDAVYGDDIEPNAAHEALAALESTNHLDRVVTQNIDGLHAAAGSEGVVTIHGSGERAVCRDCGRRVPAEPVRERARDGELPPRCEECGGVLKPGVVLFGEPLPEHALSEAHALAERADVFLVAGSSLTVEPAASLPRTAADRGATMVLVNLERTPLSDRAEYDFRADVTDVLPRLHEAVVTGDPHDPKDPPGTGRP, from the coding sequence ATGACCGTCGACGTCGAGGACCTCCAGTTCGCGGCCCAGGCCATCCACGAGGCCGACACCACGGTGGCGATGACCGGCGCGGGCGTGAGCACCGCCTCGGGAATCCCCGACTTCCGTGGCGAGGACGGCCTCTGGGAGCGACACGATCCCGACGATTTCCACGTCTCGCGACTCGACCGCGATCCTGGGGGGTTCTGGCGCGACCGACTCACACTCCACGACGCAGTCTACGGCGACGACATCGAACCGAACGCAGCCCACGAGGCACTCGCTGCTCTCGAATCCACGAACCACCTCGATCGGGTCGTGACCCAGAACATCGACGGACTCCACGCCGCGGCGGGCTCTGAGGGTGTCGTCACGATCCACGGTTCGGGCGAGCGCGCGGTCTGTCGGGACTGCGGTCGGCGCGTTCCGGCCGAGCCCGTCCGCGAGCGCGCCCGCGATGGCGAACTCCCGCCACGGTGTGAGGAGTGTGGTGGAGTTCTGAAGCCTGGCGTCGTGCTATTCGGTGAGCCCCTCCCCGAGCACGCGCTGTCCGAAGCCCACGCGCTCGCCGAGCGCGCGGATGTCTTCCTCGTCGCCGGCTCGTCGCTCACGGTCGAACCCGCGGCGTCGCTCCCCCGAACGGCGGCCGATCGCGGTGCGACGATGGTGCTCGTCAACCTGGAACGCACGCCGCTATCGGATCGTGCCGAGTACGACTTCCGGGCAGACGTGACTGACGTACTGCCCCGACTGCACGAGGCGGTCGTGACGGGCGATCCGCACGACCCGAAAGATCCTCCGGGGACGGGCCGGCCGTAG